Proteins encoded together in one Rana temporaria chromosome 6, aRanTem1.1, whole genome shotgun sequence window:
- the LOC120944335 gene encoding perforin-1-like — translation MNKTWQKLPFAMVDWRPQTSCSRKISSDISRSSASLAEDSASDVKNDWGADLKVTHHGVSGKLVMAGSHSEVAKFGESKANKDQYTFLKHHMSCVYYSFRLSDLSPLSKDLKRALESLPPTYNTNTKANYRRLISIYGTHYITKADVGGKVQEVNAIKTCQATMDGMSMEDLKDCLSMEASVSVIGKGEANAKASACKELSQKLNRGESFHQTFNEKSWEVRGGKIKYEQLSFDVKNADASAFKAWMETLKTDPDIVSYSVEPIHHLVEANRPQRESLQEAISEYILEKALHRSCSCPPGSQLSPGKECNCVCPSGGGQNINCCSEKRGFSKVVVTVQSASGLWGDYTTKTDAYVKISAGSSYARTHTIWNNDNPKWHERFDLGVLELSPGFRLEVEVWDEDSKFDDDLLGKCEKPINNGVKDEVCYFDHGSVTFTVNVQCLPHLTGPLCRDYAPSTS, via the exons ATGAACAAGACTTGGCAAAAGCTGCCCTTTGCCATGGTGGACTGGAGGCCCCAGACATCCTGCTCTCGGAAGATCAGCAGTGATATCTCccgatcttctgcatcgctggctGAGGATTCTGCATCTGATGTGAAGAATGACTGGGGAGCTGATCTAAAGGTCACCCATCATGGGGTGTCCGGCAAACTGGTCATGGCTGGTTCTCATTCcgaagtagcaaagtttggtgaGAGTAAGGCCAACAAAGACCAATACACCTTCCTCAAGCACCATATGAGTTGTGTCTATTACAG CTTTCGACTTTCAGACCTCTCTCCGCTGAGCAAAGATCTAAAACGGGCCTTggagtctctgccaccgacttatAATACCAACACTAAAGCAAACTACAGACGTCTAATTAGCATCTACGGCACTCATTATATCACCAAAGCAGATGTAGGAGGCAAAGTGCAAGAGGTCAACGCCATCAAGACCTGTCAAGCCACCATGGATGGCATGTCCATGGAGGATCTAAAAGATTGTCTTAGCATGGAGGCCTCAGTTTCTGTCATTGGGAAAGGTGAAGCAAATGCCAAAGCCAGCGCCTGCAAGGAGCTAAGCCAAAAACTCAACAGGGGGGAGAGTTTCCATCAAACGTTCAATGAGAAGAGTTGGGAG GTGAGAGGAGGGAAGATCAAATATGAGCAGCTCTCCTTTGATGTAAAGAATGCAGATGCCAGCGCTTTCAAGGCCTGGATGGAAACCTTAAAGACTGACCCCGATATCGTATCCTACTCTGTGGAGCCCATCCACCACCTGGTTGAAGCCAACAGACCTCAGAGAGAGAGCCTACAGGAAGCCATCAGCGAGTACATCTTGGAGAAAGCCCTGCATAGGAGCTGCTCTTGCCCACCGGGTTCCCAGCTGAGTCCTGGTAAAGAGTGCAACTGCGTTTGTCCTTCTGGTGGAGGCCAAAATATAAACTGTTGCTCCGAAAAAAGGGGATTTTCCAAAGTGGTGGTCACTGTACAAAGTGCCTCAGGCCTTTGGGGTGACTACACTACAAAGACTGATGCCTATGTAAAAATAAGTGCTGGGTCGAGTTATGCTCGGACACACACCATATGGAACAACGATAATCCAAAATGGCACGAACGGTTTGACCTCGGAGTTTTGGAACTCAGTCCAGGGTTTAGATTGGAGGTGGAGGTTTGGGATGAGGATAGTAAATTTGATGATGACCTGCTTGGAAAATGTGAAAAACCAATCAACAATGGTGTGAAGGACGAGGTTTGTTACTTTGACCATGGTAGTGTGACGTTTACAGTGAATGTGCAATGCCTCCCCCACCTGACTGGGCCCCTTTGTAGGGACTATGCTCCTTCCACCAGTTAG